The following are from one region of the Geitlerinema sp. PCC 9228 genome:
- the tig gene encoding trigger factor, whose amino-acid sequence MKVTQEKLPGSQIGLEIEVPPEMSKQVYEDTVNQLKRSANIPGFRKGKVPRQILIQQLGPNRIRAAALEELIDKALKEAAQEESVESIPRIGEFQLRSSYEDLIAAYKPGEPLSFSVAADVQPEVELKQYQGLHVQVEQVEYDPQRVEDTIEEKRAEAATLVPVEGRPAQHGDVAIVDYTGYFQTETGETGEEIPGGSAENFQLELSEGRLLPEIIEAVVGMTPGESKETTITFPEDYGAENLAGETTTFHITLKELKEKELPELNDDLAKEISEFETIDELRQSLEEQYQKEAQQQTDNNLEQALVSKLLEQVEVDLPNTLIERQVNVLLRQSMMQLEQYGIDISQVLDRDSIPKLKEEMRPEAIQEVKQSLALQEIAKRESLELDENEIEQEIERLKQQLPDEQLDPDALRNYVEENMQTNKAMEWLKEHSQVEYVPEGTFSQQEEENQQEDPQEEAQPTDIDVEATTKESETSES is encoded by the coding sequence ATGAAAGTTACCCAGGAAAAACTGCCAGGCAGCCAAATCGGCTTAGAAATTGAAGTTCCCCCAGAAATGTCCAAGCAGGTGTACGAGGACACGGTTAACCAACTGAAGCGTTCTGCGAATATTCCTGGGTTTCGCAAAGGGAAGGTACCACGTCAAATTTTAATCCAACAACTCGGACCCAATCGCATTCGAGCTGCTGCCCTGGAAGAACTCATCGACAAAGCTTTAAAAGAAGCCGCCCAAGAAGAATCGGTAGAATCCATCCCCAGGATTGGCGAATTTCAACTGCGCTCTTCCTACGAAGATTTAATAGCTGCCTACAAACCAGGAGAACCCCTGAGCTTTTCCGTAGCGGCTGACGTGCAGCCGGAAGTCGAGCTCAAGCAATACCAAGGCCTCCACGTACAAGTGGAACAGGTGGAATACGACCCGCAGCGCGTGGAAGACACCATCGAAGAAAAACGCGCCGAAGCAGCTACCTTGGTTCCCGTAGAAGGCCGTCCCGCCCAACACGGCGATGTCGCCATTGTAGATTACACAGGCTACTTTCAAACCGAAACCGGGGAAACCGGCGAAGAAATTCCCGGTGGCAGTGCCGAAAACTTTCAGCTGGAACTGAGCGAAGGTCGGCTGCTACCAGAAATCATTGAAGCTGTCGTAGGTATGACCCCCGGGGAAAGCAAAGAAACCACCATCACCTTTCCCGAAGATTACGGCGCGGAAAATTTAGCCGGGGAAACCACCACCTTCCACATTACCCTCAAAGAACTCAAAGAAAAAGAACTACCCGAACTCAACGACGACCTTGCCAAGGAAATCAGCGAGTTCGAGACCATAGACGAGCTGCGGCAATCTCTCGAAGAACAATATCAAAAAGAGGCGCAGCAACAAACCGACAACAACCTAGAACAAGCTTTAGTGTCCAAATTGCTGGAACAGGTAGAAGTGGACTTGCCCAATACCCTAATCGAGCGGCAAGTGAACGTACTGTTGCGTCAGTCCATGATGCAGTTGGAACAGTACGGCATTGATATTTCCCAGGTGCTCGATCGCGATTCCATTCCCAAATTAAAGGAAGAAATGCGCCCGGAAGCCATCCAAGAAGTCAAACAAAGCCTGGCTTTGCAGGAAATTGCCAAGCGGGAATCCCTAGAGCTAGACGAAAATGAGATAGAACAAGAAATTGAAAGGCTCAAGCAACAACTCCCGGACGAACAGCTCGATCCGGACGCTCTACGCAATTACGTAGAGGAGAACATGCAAACGAACAAAGCGATGGAATGGCTGAAAGAGCACAGCCAAGTAGAATACGTTCCTGAAGGAACCTTCAGCCAGCAGGAGGAAGAAAACCAGCAGGAAGACCCCCAGGAAGAAGCACAACCCACGGATATAGACGTAGAAGCAACCACCAAAGAATCGGAAACCAGCGAATCTTAA
- the clpP gene encoding ATP-dependent Clp endopeptidase proteolytic subunit ClpP, with amino-acid sequence MLRSQYSGFFPTSENPTDVSSTHASSPQANTVIPMVVEQSGMGERAFDIYSRLLRERIVFLGSQVDDTVADSIVAQLLYLEAEDPEKDIQLYINSPGGSVSAGMAIYDTMQQIQPDVVTICYGLAASMGAFLLAGGAPQKRMSLPSSRIMIHQPLGGAQGQAVDIEIQAREILYLKRTLNELLSYHTGQPLEKIEIDTERDFFMSPEESREYGLIDQVITHR; translated from the coding sequence ATGCTTAGATCTCAATACTCTGGTTTTTTCCCTACCAGCGAGAACCCAACCGATGTTTCCTCTACCCATGCCAGCTCCCCTCAAGCCAATACCGTTATTCCCATGGTGGTGGAGCAATCTGGTATGGGCGAGCGCGCCTTTGATATTTATTCGCGGCTATTGCGGGAGCGGATTGTCTTTTTAGGTTCGCAAGTGGACGATACGGTGGCTGATTCCATCGTGGCTCAGTTGCTCTATTTGGAAGCTGAAGACCCAGAAAAAGATATTCAGCTGTATATCAACTCTCCCGGAGGTTCGGTTTCCGCTGGGATGGCCATTTACGATACCATGCAGCAAATTCAACCCGATGTGGTTACCATTTGCTATGGTTTGGCAGCAAGTATGGGGGCGTTTCTGCTCGCTGGTGGTGCCCCGCAAAAACGCATGTCTTTACCGAGTTCCCGGATTATGATCCACCAACCCCTTGGTGGCGCGCAAGGGCAAGCAGTCGATATTGAAATTCAAGCGCGGGAAATTTTATACCTGAAGCGGACGCTCAACGAACTGCTGTCGTACCATACCGGGCAACCGCTCGAAAAAATTGAAATCGATACCGAGCGCGATTTCTTTATGTCGCCGGAAGAATCTCGCGAGTATGGTTTGATCGACCAAGTCATTACCCATCGCTAG